The proteins below are encoded in one region of Myxococcales bacterium:
- a CDS encoding CoA-acylating methylmalonate-semialdehyde dehydrogenase produces MSTSKLPAFSARSYDFVEYVPVKNWIGGEWRDATTQKTIPVENPRHGKAMSNVPISGAEDVDLAVKAAERAQKSWREVPMRERAQVFYRLKALMERDLEELAWLVTHENGKPIEEARASVEKGIECAEFGAALPNGGGAGEQLEVSRGVLCKEIHEPLGVVAGITPFNFPIMVPLWMLPQAIVGGNAFVLKPSEQVPMGSMKLAELLKEAGLPDGVFNIVNGSVDVVNALCDHPTIRAIGFVGSTKVAKLVYGRGATSGKAMLCLGGAKNHLIVAPDADPKVSVDNIVASFTGCTGQRCMAASVLVAVGDVDHVLGPIIEKAKLLAPGKQLGPVISSAAVERIERYVTEAEKAGAKVVVDGRGQKGGKDGYWTGASIIDGVTPEMGAWQDEIFGPVLSILRVKNLDEAIAIENKHPYGNAAAIFTTSGAVADYVTHRVEAGMVGVNVGVPVPREPFGFGGWNHSKFGHGNLTGLDGFHFWTRPRKVTMKWDLQPDTTWMG; encoded by the coding sequence ATGAGTACGAGCAAGCTGCCGGCATTTTCCGCCCGTTCCTACGATTTCGTCGAGTACGTTCCGGTCAAGAACTGGATCGGCGGCGAGTGGCGCGACGCCACCACGCAGAAGACCATCCCGGTGGAGAACCCGCGGCACGGCAAGGCCATGTCCAACGTGCCCATCTCGGGTGCGGAAGACGTCGACCTCGCGGTGAAGGCCGCCGAGCGCGCGCAGAAGAGCTGGCGTGAGGTTCCGATGCGTGAGCGCGCGCAGGTGTTCTACCGGCTCAAAGCGCTGATGGAGCGCGACCTCGAAGAGCTCGCGTGGCTCGTGACCCACGAGAACGGCAAACCCATCGAAGAGGCGCGGGCGAGCGTCGAGAAGGGCATCGAGTGCGCGGAGTTCGGCGCCGCGCTGCCGAACGGTGGCGGCGCGGGCGAACAGCTCGAGGTGAGCCGTGGTGTCTTGTGCAAGGAGATCCACGAGCCCCTCGGCGTGGTGGCGGGCATCACGCCCTTCAACTTCCCGATCATGGTCCCCCTGTGGATGCTGCCGCAGGCCATCGTCGGCGGAAACGCCTTCGTGCTGAAGCCGAGTGAGCAGGTGCCCATGGGCAGCATGAAGCTCGCCGAGCTACTCAAGGAAGCCGGGCTCCCGGACGGTGTGTTCAACATCGTGAACGGCTCCGTGGACGTGGTGAACGCCCTGTGTGATCACCCGACCATCCGCGCCATCGGCTTCGTGGGTTCGACCAAGGTCGCGAAGCTCGTGTACGGCCGCGGCGCCACCTCCGGCAAGGCCATGCTCTGCCTGGGCGGCGCGAAGAACCACCTGATCGTGGCTCCGGACGCCGATCCGAAGGTGAGCGTCGACAACATCGTTGCCTCCTTCACCGGCTGCACGGGCCAGCGTTGCATGGCGGCCAGTGTGCTCGTTGCGGTCGGCGACGTGGACCACGTGCTCGGACCCATCATCGAGAAGGCGAAACTACTCGCCCCGGGCAAACAGCTCGGGCCCGTGATCAGCAGCGCGGCGGTGGAGCGCATCGAGCGCTACGTGACCGAGGCGGAGAAGGCGGGCGCCAAGGTCGTGGTCGATGGCCGCGGTCAGAAGGGCGGCAAGGACGGCTACTGGACCGGCGCCTCCATCATCGACGGGGTGACGCCTGAGATGGGCGCGTGGCAGGACGAGATCTTCGGGCCGGTGCTGTCCATCTTGCGAGTGAAGAACCTCGACGAGGCCATCGCCATCGAGAACAAGCACCCCTACGGCAACGCCGCGGCGATCTTCACCACCAGCGGCGCCGTCGCCGACTACGTCACCCACCGGGTCGAGGCCGGCATGGTCGGCGTCAACGTCGGGGTGCCCGTGCCCCGCGAGCCCTTTGGTTTCGGCGGCTGGAACCACAGCAAGTTCGGGCACGGCAACCTGACGGGCCTCGACGGCTTCCACTTCTGGACGCGACCCCGCAAGGTCACCATGAAGTGGGATCTGCAACCCGACACGACCTGGATGGGCTGA
- a CDS encoding diacylglycerol kinase, giving the protein MTVAVLVNLRARHGSEAIGKRIRQILPRARVEVTSTLDEARDFVRDELTTLRPEVLISGGGDGTAVALLNELRDHGLTVPAFGLLPLGTGNGWARATGDVGKRAALRGLSHLNEHAAPPLVPFGLVETEGRITPFAGTGWDAEVLADYKATRESALRTKRGVSARAGYMQSLFTRTIPRHLFGFTPPNVRVVNLGEPALAVSPTGHAVPLDDAGPGAVLYEGPVSVGGAATTEELGLGFRAFPFAHLTPGRMHVRVYAASALQATARIPWLWRGAHPLPNDHHFLVTRCRFEFDRPVPFEIGGDLAGERTEVEMNYLPNAVPLINWRKMRRDRVAAA; this is encoded by the coding sequence ATGACGGTCGCGGTGCTGGTCAACCTCCGAGCGCGGCATGGCTCCGAAGCCATCGGCAAGCGCATTCGTCAGATCTTGCCGCGAGCGCGCGTCGAGGTGACCAGCACCCTGGACGAAGCGCGAGACTTCGTGCGCGACGAGCTCACTACGTTGCGCCCGGAGGTGCTCATCTCCGGCGGCGGTGACGGCACCGCGGTCGCGCTCTTGAACGAGCTGCGTGATCACGGCCTCACCGTTCCCGCCTTTGGTCTGCTGCCGCTAGGCACCGGCAACGGCTGGGCTCGAGCAACCGGCGACGTCGGCAAACGCGCCGCGCTCCGCGGGCTGTCGCATCTGAACGAACACGCGGCGCCGCCGCTCGTTCCCTTCGGTCTGGTCGAGACCGAAGGTCGGATCACTCCCTTCGCCGGCACTGGCTGGGACGCCGAGGTGCTCGCGGACTACAAGGCCACGCGCGAGTCGGCGCTGCGCACCAAGCGCGGCGTGAGCGCGCGGGCAGGCTACATGCAGAGCCTGTTCACCCGCACCATCCCGCGCCACCTGTTCGGCTTCACGCCGCCGAACGTGCGCGTCGTGAACCTGGGTGAGCCCGCGCTTGCCGTGAGCCCCACAGGTCACGCCGTGCCGCTCGACGACGCGGGGCCCGGTGCGGTGCTCTACGAGGGCCCGGTCAGCGTCGGAGGCGCCGCGACCACCGAGGAGCTGGGCCTGGGTTTCCGCGCGTTCCCGTTCGCGCACCTCACGCCCGGGCGCATGCACGTGCGCGTCTATGCGGCGTCGGCGCTGCAGGCGACGGCGCGCATCCCGTGGCTCTGGCGTGGCGCACACCCGCTGCCGAACGACCACCACTTCCTGGTCACCCGCTGTCGCTTCGAGTTCGACCGCCCGGTGCCCTTCGAGATCGGCGGCGATCTCGCGGGTGAGCGCACGGAGGTCGAGATGAACTACCTGCCGAACGCGGTGCCACTGATCAACTGGCGAAAAATGCGGCGAGATCGCGTCGCAGCGGCGTAG
- a CDS encoding aminotransferase class III-fold pyridoxal phosphate-dependent enzyme produces MDTQEMIDLCKRHTLYTWAATDAVNPLPIARAEGVYLYTPEGKRILDFNSQLMSVLIGHSHPKVVAAMKKAADGLIYVYPQTATEVRARYSKRLADLTPGNINTFYYTLGGAEANENAIRAAKQFTGRQKILTRHRAYHGGTNATMQLTGDPRRWPNEPGMPGVVRVMDPTPYYYSFGKTEAEITANNLQYLEEIIMYEGPQTIAAMILETVTGTNGVLVPPKGYMQGLRALLQKHGILMICDEVMAGMGRTGKLYAFEHFDIVPDMVTMAKGLTSSYVPLGALGVSDEIRDYFHKNVFWGGLTYNSHPFCLEVADAVLDVMVDEGLVANAARLEKVVRREMDRLTAKHPSLKEGRVIGLFGMMDVQKNSKGELIAPYNGTHPAMGKLAKFFEQEGLFTFVRWSSFTCNPPLNITEEQLMEGFAIVDRGLEITDEVFEG; encoded by the coding sequence ATGGACACCCAGGAGATGATCGACCTCTGCAAGCGCCACACCCTGTACACCTGGGCCGCCACCGACGCCGTGAATCCCCTGCCCATCGCCCGCGCGGAGGGGGTCTACCTGTACACTCCCGAGGGCAAGCGCATCCTGGACTTCAACAGTCAGCTGATGAGTGTGCTCATCGGTCACAGCCACCCAAAGGTGGTGGCGGCGATGAAGAAAGCGGCGGACGGTTTGATCTACGTCTACCCGCAGACCGCCACCGAGGTGCGCGCGCGCTACAGCAAGAGGTTGGCCGACCTGACGCCGGGCAACATCAACACGTTCTACTACACCCTCGGCGGGGCCGAGGCGAACGAGAACGCCATCCGCGCGGCCAAGCAGTTCACCGGGCGCCAGAAGATCTTGACGCGGCACCGCGCGTATCACGGCGGCACCAACGCGACGATGCAGCTCACGGGTGATCCGCGCCGCTGGCCGAACGAACCGGGCATGCCCGGCGTCGTGCGGGTGATGGACCCGACGCCGTACTACTACAGCTTCGGCAAGACCGAGGCCGAGATCACCGCCAACAACCTGCAGTACCTGGAGGAGATCATCATGTACGAGGGGCCGCAGACGATTGCGGCGATGATCCTCGAGACGGTGACGGGGACGAACGGGGTGCTCGTGCCGCCGAAGGGCTACATGCAGGGACTGCGCGCGCTCTTGCAGAAGCACGGCATCTTGATGATCTGCGACGAGGTGATGGCGGGCATGGGTCGCACCGGCAAACTCTACGCCTTCGAGCACTTCGACATCGTGCCGGACATGGTCACGATGGCGAAGGGGCTGACCAGCTCGTACGTGCCGCTGGGAGCGCTCGGTGTGTCCGACGAAATCCGGGATTATTTCCACAAGAACGTGTTCTGGGGCGGCCTCACCTACAACTCGCATCCGTTCTGTCTCGAGGTGGCGGACGCAGTGCTCGACGTGATGGTGGACGAGGGCTTGGTGGCGAACGCCGCGCGGCTGGAGAAGGTCGTGCGCCGCGAGATGGATCGGCTGACGGCGAAACATCCGAGCTTGAAGGAAGGTCGGGTGATTGGGCTGTTCGGCATGATGGACGTGCAGAAGAACAGCAAGGGCGAGTTGATCGCGCCCTACAACGGCACCCACCCCGCCATGGGCAAGCTCGCCAAGTTCTTCGAGCAAGAGGGGCTGTTCACCTTCGTGCGCTGGTCCAGCTTCACCTGC